A DNA window from Zingiber officinale cultivar Zhangliang chromosome 3A, Zo_v1.1, whole genome shotgun sequence contains the following coding sequences:
- the LOC122052834 gene encoding cytokinin riboside 5'-monophosphate phosphoribohydrolase LOG3-like: protein MESEAEMVMNKRSSPSSRFRRVCVFCGSSSGKKESYRLAAIQLGHELVQRNIDLVYGGGSVGLMGLVSQAVHDGGRHVLGVIPRTLMPREITGVTVGEVRAVSGMHQRKAEMARQADAFIALPGGYGTLEELLEVITWAQLGIHDKPVGLLNVDGYYNSLLCFIDKAVDEGFIAPAARHIIISAPTAHELLSKLEEHVPMQDGTAPKLSWEMEHLGHSTTLDISR, encoded by the exons ATGGAAAGTGAAGCAGAGATGGTCATGAACAAGAGATCGTCGCCCAGTTCCAGGTTTAGGAGGGTGTGCGTCTTCTGCGGCAGTAGCTCCGGCAAGAAAGAAAGCTATCGGCTTGCTGCTATCCAACTCGGCCATGAATTG GTGCAAAGGAACATAGATTTGGTGTACGGTGGTGGAAGTGTAGGCCTCATGGGCCTCGTTTCTCAAGCTGTTCACGACGGCGGCCGACATGTTTTAGG AGTGATTCCAAGAACTCTGATGCCAAGAGAG ATAACAGGGGTGACAGTGGGCGAGGTGAGGGCAGTCTCAGGGATGCATCAGAGGAAAGCGGAGATGGCCCGCCAAGCTGACGCCTTTATAGCGTTGCCTG GTGGCTACGGAACGCTGGAAGAACTCCTTGAGGTCATCACCTGGGCTCAGCTCGGGATCCACGATAAGCCT GTGGGTTTGCTGAACGTGGACGGCTACTACAACTCGTTGCTCTGCTTCATCGACAAGGCGGTGGACGAGGGGTTCATCGCGCCGGCGGCGAGGCACATCATCATCTCTGCGCCGACTGCTCACGAGCTATTGTCCAAGCTCGAG GAGCACGTGCCGATGCAGGATGGAACTGCACCGAAGCTAAGTTGGGAGATGGAACACCTGGGGCACTCGACAACATTGGACATTTCGCGTTGA